A single genomic interval of Aquificaceae bacterium harbors:
- a CDS encoding nucleotidyltransferase substrate binding protein has translation MEKFRRAYEAFEKAFRRFEEVRSQNLMSFFREEFYTEIVVKRFECLYEALWKTVKEFLRVRGIECYSPKSCFSELLKEGVVSYSEEELLSELIYIRNRLVHVYEEETVKMLRDRILQEDIYGLFKELLVRLKP, from the coding sequence TTGGAAAAGTTCAGAAGAGCTTATGAGGCTTTTGAGAAGGCGTTTAGAAGGTTTGAGGAAGTCAGAAGTCAAAACCTCATGAGCTTTTTCAGAGAAGAGTTCTACACGGAGATAGTGGTAAAACGCTTTGAGTGTTTATACGAAGCTCTGTGGAAGACGGTCAAGGAGTTCTTGAGGGTGAGAGGCATTGAGTGTTATTCTCCAAAATCCTGCTTTTCTGAGCTCTTGAAGGAGGGTGTGGTCTCATATTCGGAAGAGGAGCTTTTGAGCGAGCTTATATACATAAGAAACAGGCTTGTGCATGTTTATGAGGAGGAGACCGTAAAAATGCTAAGAGACAGGATTTTACAAGAGGACATCTATGGGCTCTTTAAGGAGCTTCTTGTAAGGCTAAAGCCATAA
- a CDS encoding nucleotidyltransferase domain-containing protein, which produces MEAERYFELIGRTIERALRKDCLIIFFGSAVRENFGRASDIDVALFCSEPLSFTEYSRLLSEIEELPILRDVDLVDLWRVDSYDFLSKILEEGLFWKSSEELMRLLRRRLEGLRKSEVKTS; this is translated from the coding sequence GTGGAGGCGGAAAGATATTTTGAGCTAATTGGCAGGACCATAGAAAGAGCCTTAAGAAAAGACTGCCTTATAATATTCTTTGGCTCAGCGGTAAGGGAGAACTTTGGCAGGGCTTCTGATATTGACGTGGCTTTGTTTTGCTCTGAACCTTTAAGTTTCACTGAATACTCAAGACTTCTTTCCGAGATTGAGGAGCTACCAATCTTGAGAGATGTAGACCTTGTAGACCTTTGGCGTGTAGATTCCTACGATTTTCTAAGTAAAATACTTGAGGAGGGTCTCTTTTGGAAAAGTTCAGAAGAGCTTATGAGGCTTTTGAGAAGGCGTTTAGAAGGTTTGAGGAAGTCAGAAGTCAAAACCTCATGA
- a CDS encoding heterodisulfide reductase-related iron-sulfur binding cluster has product FEKNDIYVELPEQQCCGIPFFDIGDIDSATEKARFNVQRLKHYVDAGFDIVVPVPTCALQIKYEYPLLLPDDPDVKAVSERVYDVHEYLFKLHQEKRFNKDFKVSLGNIAYHIPCHLKSLNVGYRAVALMRLIPNTKVQIIERCSGHDGTFGVRKETFDMSIRVGSKLFEDMKNSNADLYVSDCPLSGNHIELMTGKRVYHPIEVLAMAYGED; this is encoded by the coding sequence TTTGAGAAGAACGACATATATGTGGAGCTTCCAGAACAGCAGTGCTGTGGTATACCCTTCTTTGACATAGGAGATATAGATTCCGCTACGGAGAAGGCAAGGTTTAATGTGCAAAGGCTAAAACACTATGTGGATGCTGGCTTTGACATAGTAGTGCCAGTGCCTACCTGTGCTTTGCAGATAAAGTATGAGTATCCTTTACTTTTGCCCGATGACCCAGATGTAAAGGCGGTTTCAGAGAGGGTCTACGACGTTCATGAATATCTTTTCAAGCTTCATCAAGAAAAGAGATTCAACAAGGACTTTAAGGTTTCTTTAGGAAACATAGCCTATCACATTCCTTGTCATCTTAAATCTCTCAATGTGGGCTATAGGGCTGTGGCACTTATGAGACTAATACCCAACACCAAGGTTCAAATAATAGAAAGGTGTTCGGGGCACGATGGGACCTTTGGGGTGCGTAAGGAAACCTTTGATATGTCCATAAGGGTGGGTTCAAAACTCTTTGAGGATATGAAAAACTCTAACGCAGACCTTTATGTGTCTGACTGTCCTCTTTCTGGCAATCACATAGAACTTATGACTGGCAAAAGGGTTTACCATCCCATTGAAGTTTTAGCGATGGCTTACGGAGAGGATTAG
- a CDS encoding heterodisulfide reductase-related iron-sulfur binding cluster has protein sequence MQELAIGGVKDFEFNIKDPNFLNEQALWEEAKRVYSKCKDCRMCVTYCPSFPALFDAVDRHEDDLQKLSKEELALPLELCFHCKQCYFKCPYTPPHEWRIDFPHLSLRYKVWKFKNKGAKLTDKLMLNTDLVGKLSVPFAPIVNKLNTIPTFRVIMEGVMGVDRRAKLPPINSETFTSWFRKNRKPVKGQNGKVALFYTCLLNYNYLERGKALLKVFEKNDIYVELPEQQCCGI, from the coding sequence ATGCAAGAGCTTGCCATTGGTGGAGTAAAGGATTTTGAGTTTAACATAAAGGACCCCAATTTTCTTAACGAACAGGCTCTATGGGAAGAGGCGAAAAGGGTTTACTCCAAGTGTAAAGATTGTAGGATGTGCGTTACCTATTGTCCTTCCTTCCCTGCACTTTTTGATGCGGTAGACAGGCATGAGGATGACCTACAAAAGCTTTCCAAAGAAGAACTTGCCCTTCCCTTAGAGCTGTGCTTTCACTGCAAGCAGTGCTACTTTAAATGTCCTTATACACCACCCCACGAATGGAGGATAGACTTTCCTCATCTTTCTCTTAGATATAAGGTTTGGAAGTTCAAAAACAAGGGAGCAAAGCTTACCGATAAGCTAATGCTAAATACAGACCTTGTAGGCAAGCTCTCTGTTCCTTTTGCTCCCATAGTCAATAAGCTAAACACTATCCCAACCTTTAGAGTTATCATGGAAGGAGTTATGGGTGTGGACAGAAGGGCAAAACTACCACCCATAAACTCTGAAACCTTCACGAGTTGGTTTAGGAAAAACAGAAAGCCAGTCAAAGGTCAAAATGGAAAAGTTGCCCTGTTTTACACCTGCCTTCTTAACTACAACTACCTTGAGAGAGGTAAAGCTCTTCTTAAGGTTTTTGAGAAGAACGACATATATGTGGAGCTTCCAGAACAGCAGTGCTGTGGTATAC
- a CDS encoding rubrerythrin family protein translates to MLTISKSLQGTKTLENLKHAFAGESQANRRYLYFARKADIEGYPDIANIFRETAEGETGHAFGHLEFLEKYSGGDPATGMPIGTMEQNLEAAIAGETYEYTEMYPGFARVAREEGFDDIAEWFETLARAEKSHAGRFQKALESLKG, encoded by the coding sequence ATGCTAACCATTAGCAAGAGCCTGCAAGGCACAAAGACCCTTGAGAACCTTAAACATGCCTTTGCTGGAGAGTCCCAGGCAAACAGAAGGTATCTCTACTTTGCCAGAAAGGCGGACATAGAAGGCTATCCAGACATAGCCAACATCTTCAGAGAAACCGCTGAAGGTGAAACAGGACACGCCTTTGGACATCTTGAGTTTCTTGAAAAGTACAGTGGTGGAGACCCTGCTACCGGTATGCCCATAGGCACTATGGAACAAAACCTTGAGGCTGCAATAGCGGGTGAAACCTACGAATACACAGAAATGTATCCTGGCTTTGCAAGAGTAGCAAGAGAAGAAGGCTTTGACGACATAGCGGAGTGGTTTGAGACACTCGCAAGGGCAGAAAAATCTCACGCAGGAAGGTTCCAAAAGGCTTTAGAGTCTCTCAAGGGATAA